In one window of Brenneria goodwinii DNA:
- the sufC gene encoding Fe-S cluster assembly ATPase SufC, which yields MLSIENLKVSVEGKEIIKGLNLTVKPGEVHAIMGPNGSGKSTLSATLAGREEYEVTDGSVSFKGKDLLELDPEDRAGEGIFMAFQYPVEIPGVSNQFFLQTAVNAVRKYRELEPLDRFDFADFIEDKIKLLNMPADLLTRSVNVGFSGGEKKRNDILQMAALEPDLCILDETDSGLDIDALKVVANGVNSLRDQKRSFIIVTHYQRILDYIKPDYVHVLYQGRIVKSGDFSLVKQLEEQGYGWLTDQQ from the coding sequence ATGTTAAGTATTGAAAATTTGAAAGTCAGCGTAGAAGGCAAAGAGATCATTAAGGGACTTAACCTCACGGTTAAACCAGGTGAAGTGCATGCCATCATGGGACCGAACGGTTCAGGGAAAAGTACGCTCTCCGCCACGCTGGCCGGACGCGAAGAATATGAAGTCACCGACGGTTCGGTGAGCTTTAAAGGCAAGGATTTGCTGGAGTTGGATCCTGAAGACCGCGCCGGGGAAGGCATCTTCATGGCGTTTCAGTATCCGGTGGAGATTCCCGGCGTCAGCAACCAGTTTTTCCTGCAAACCGCGGTTAATGCGGTGCGTAAATATCGGGAATTAGAGCCGCTGGACCGTTTTGACTTTGCTGATTTTATCGAAGATAAAATCAAGCTGCTGAATATGCCGGCGGATTTGTTGACGCGTTCGGTGAACGTCGGCTTCTCCGGCGGTGAGAAAAAGCGTAACGATATCCTGCAAATGGCGGCGCTTGAGCCGGATTTATGCATTCTGGATGAAACCGATTCCGGTCTCGATATCGATGCGTTGAAAGTCGTCGCCAATGGCGTTAACTCGCTGCGCGACCAGAAACGCTCATTTATCATTGTGACGCACTACCAGCGTATTCTGGACTATATCAAGCCAGATTATGTTCACGTTCTGTACCAGGGGCGCATCGTTAAATCCGGTGACTTCTCGCTGGTGAAACAGTTGGAGGAGCAAGGCTATGGCTGGCTTACCGACCAACAATAA
- the sufD gene encoding Fe-S cluster assembly protein SufD, giving the protein MAGLPTNNKATAAKISAEQKQEKALQQWHNLFETYSAKRSADAHRHWQEVLRLGLPHRKHEHWKYTPLDGLLTHEFVAARAQVDKTTLNALALPIDSWRLVFIDGEFSAELSDAEWGPYQVDINARNHDEFPVAIQPEVFLHLTESLAVERTLIRLAAGVQAEKPLYLLHISSGQAQASSLNTVHHRHHLHIERGACAQIIEHYVSLDEQAHFTGARLTINAGENSQIGHIKLAFEAAASYHFAHNDLVLARDARVRSQSFLLGAGLTRHNTSAQLNGEGTNLVMNSLIMPIGSEVCDTRTYLEHNQGFGESRQLHKTIVNDRAKAVFNGMIKVSPDALKTDGQMTNNNLLLGRLAEVDTKPQLEIYADDVKCSHGATIGRIDEEQLFYLRSRGIGQHDAQQMIIFAFAAELTEAIADESLRDVILQRIAQRLPNAQADLVKAEL; this is encoded by the coding sequence ATGGCTGGCTTACCGACCAACAATAAAGCGACTGCCGCTAAAATCAGCGCTGAACAGAAACAGGAAAAAGCCTTACAGCAATGGCACAACCTGTTTGAAACCTATAGCGCCAAGCGTTCGGCGGACGCGCATCGGCACTGGCAGGAAGTTCTGCGTCTGGGGTTGCCGCATCGCAAACATGAGCACTGGAAATACACGCCGCTGGATGGTCTGCTGACGCATGAGTTCGTCGCCGCCAGGGCGCAGGTTGATAAAACAACGCTGAATGCGCTGGCGCTGCCGATCGACAGCTGGCGTCTGGTGTTTATTGACGGCGAATTCAGCGCGGAACTCAGCGATGCCGAATGGGGGCCGTACCAGGTTGATATCAACGCGCGTAATCACGATGAATTTCCGGTGGCAATCCAGCCTGAGGTGTTTTTGCACCTGACGGAAAGCCTGGCCGTCGAACGCACGCTGATTCGTTTGGCTGCCGGCGTGCAGGCGGAAAAACCGCTGTATCTGCTGCATATCAGCAGCGGTCAGGCCCAGGCGTCGTCTCTGAATACCGTACATCATCGCCACCATTTGCATATTGAACGCGGCGCCTGCGCGCAGATTATTGAACATTACGTCAGTCTGGACGAACAGGCGCATTTTACCGGCGCGCGATTGACGATTAACGCGGGTGAAAACAGCCAGATCGGCCATATCAAACTGGCATTTGAAGCGGCGGCCAGCTATCACTTCGCTCATAATGACCTGGTGCTGGCGCGTGATGCGCGGGTTCGCAGCCAGAGCTTTTTGCTGGGCGCGGGTTTGACCCGGCATAACACCAGCGCCCAGCTCAACGGCGAAGGCACCAACCTGGTGATGAACAGTCTCATTATGCCGATCGGCAGCGAGGTCTGTGATACCCGCACCTATCTGGAACATAACCAGGGGTTTGGCGAAAGCCGCCAACTGCATAAAACCATCGTTAACGATCGGGCTAAGGCCGTGTTTAACGGCATGATAAAAGTGTCCCCCGACGCGTTGAAAACCGACGGTCAGATGACCAACAATAACCTGTTGTTAGGCCGGCTGGCCGAAGTCGATACCAAGCCGCAGTTGGAAATTTACGCCGACGATGTGAAGTGCAGTCATGGCGCCACGATCGGCCGCATCGACGAAGAGCAACTGTTCTATTTGCGTTCGCGCGGCATCGGTCAGCATGATGCGCAGCAGATGATCATCTTTGCTTTTGCCGCTGAATTAACAGAAGCCATTGCCGACGAGTCGTTAAGAGACGTGATATTGCAACGTATTGCGCAACGTTTGCCGAACGCACAGGCGGATTTAGTGAAGGCTGAATTATGA
- the sufS gene encoding cysteine desulfurase SufS, which produces MSYPIERVRADFPLLSTEVNGQPLAYLDSAASAQKPQAVIDRELAFYQHEYAAVHRGIHTLSAQATSAMEAVREQVAAFINAASAEEIVFVRGSTEAINLVANSYGRTFLAPGDNLIITEMEHHANIVPWQMLAQARDIEIRVLPMTSDGTLDLSKLPALLDERTRLLAVTQISNVLGTLNPVKEIIAQAKAAGAVVLVDGAQAIMHQPVDVQALDCDFYVFSGHKIYGPSGIGVLYGKSALLQAMPPWEGGGAMIREVSLLNGTTYADAPWRFEAGSPNTAGIMGLGAALSYVSELGREAIQRYETSLMSYALEALSQVPDLTLYGPAERHGVIAFNLGQHHAYDVGSFLDQYGIAIRTGHHCAMPLMEHYRVSSMCRASLAVYTTREEIDRLVAGLQRVHRLLGN; this is translated from the coding sequence ATGAGTTATCCAATCGAACGGGTTCGGGCTGATTTTCCTCTGCTGTCAACAGAAGTGAATGGTCAGCCGCTGGCTTACCTGGACAGCGCCGCCAGCGCACAAAAACCGCAGGCGGTGATCGATCGCGAGCTGGCTTTTTACCAACACGAGTATGCGGCCGTACATCGCGGCATTCATACGCTGAGCGCGCAGGCCACCAGCGCGATGGAAGCGGTGCGCGAGCAGGTCGCCGCTTTCATTAACGCCGCGTCGGCAGAAGAGATCGTATTTGTGCGCGGCTCGACGGAAGCCATCAATCTGGTCGCCAATAGCTATGGGCGGACTTTCCTGGCGCCCGGCGATAATCTTATCATTACCGAGATGGAGCATCATGCCAATATCGTTCCCTGGCAGATGCTGGCGCAAGCGCGGGACATTGAAATCCGCGTGCTGCCTATGACATCAGACGGTACGCTGGATTTGAGCAAACTCCCGGCCTTGCTGGATGAGCGTACCCGGCTGTTGGCGGTAACCCAGATTTCAAACGTATTGGGCACGCTGAACCCGGTTAAAGAGATTATCGCGCAGGCGAAAGCGGCCGGCGCCGTCGTTCTGGTGGACGGCGCTCAGGCGATTATGCATCAACCGGTTGATGTGCAGGCGCTGGACTGTGACTTTTATGTCTTTTCCGGTCACAAGATCTATGGTCCTTCAGGGATCGGCGTCCTGTATGGCAAAAGCGCGCTGTTACAGGCAATGCCGCCGTGGGAAGGCGGCGGAGCGATGATCCGCGAAGTGAGCCTGCTGAACGGCACCACCTACGCCGATGCGCCGTGGCGCTTTGAAGCCGGTTCGCCGAATACCGCCGGGATCATGGGGCTGGGCGCGGCGCTGAGCTACGTTAGCGAACTGGGGCGCGAAGCGATCCAGCGTTATGAAACATCGCTGATGAGCTATGCGCTGGAAGCGTTGTCGCAGGTTCCCGATTTGACGCTGTACGGCCCCGCGGAGCGGCATGGCGTCATCGCTTTTAACCTTGGGCAGCATCATGCCTATGATGTCGGCAGTTTCCTCGATCAGTATGGCATTGCCATTCGCACCGGCCACCATTGCGCCATGCCGCTGATGGAACACTATCGTGTTTCCAGTATGTGCCGCGCCTCGCTGGCCGTTTATACTACACGCGAAGAAATTGACCGGCTGGTTGCCGGTTTGCAACGTGTCCATCGATTACTGGGCAACTAA